The Triticum aestivum cultivar Chinese Spring chromosome 4B, IWGSC CS RefSeq v2.1, whole genome shotgun sequence sequence taacgatcatgatgctaagctaacggatgggtcttgtccatcacatcattctcctaatgatgtcatcctgttcatcaaatgacaactcatgtctatggttagaaaacataaccatctttgattaacgagctagtcaagtataggcatactagggacattatgttttgtctatgtattcacacatgtactaagtttccggttaatataattctagcatgaataataaacatttatcatgaaataaggaaataaataataactttattattgcctctagggcatattgccttCAAGATAACACCTAGACATTATTAAGTATATTGAGTTTACATAGCCCGAGAGTTCGACAAAGCTAAACATGGCGACCAGCTGAAAGTTCTAACGAATTTCTTGTCATAGAATGGGCATCTTCATTAACTTCCATCCCTTTATGCTTAAATATCACTTCTTGGCAGCTACTCATTTTAGAGACAATCTCCCAAATCATCATGGCATGTGCTCCAAGGCTTCATTGATATTTTGGATGAGCGGCTGAGCAGTTTGAAGCGATCACCATGGAATTTAGATCTATATCCCGAGCAAGGAAAAGGGCCTCCATGCATGCTTTCCACACATAACGAATTAGTTATGGCCTCCATTACCATGACTGATGCGCCTAAGGAATTGTCTTCATCAGATCATAATATAATTGTCACGAAACTTCTCAAATTCGCAACTGATACCGGTGCATCAAATTACCCTTCAATCGTCCTCAGGGAGGGGAGGGGGATCCACCTTCGCGGAGGTCTCAAGCTTCTCTCTGGGCGAAAATGCATTATTCGAACGTTTATATCAAGCTTTTGAATGAAGTCTGATATGAAGTTGCATGTTGtgaactttttttttgcgggtaaaataGGAGTTTCTTCAACTGTAATAAGGCTAGAATATGCTAATACAGGATCGTGAATAAAGGGGGGCCTCTTGGCAACAACAGGCAGTGCTCCGAGCCGTACAAGTATAGTTAGCTAAGCAATATGTAACCCTATTTTGCATATGAGCAACCATAACTAGAATATACTCCCGGTCTGCCATAAGCGTCTTAATGTTCTGGCTGATGTTACCATATAGAGATATGGAGAGCAAAGCATCCTTCATGGTGTATAAGGCTCCCATTGAGTTTGAGTGAACCAATTCGGGAAGGTTAGACCACCGTAGGGCTAGTGACATACCCCTCTAATACTGCCTTGATCTTTGCTTCAAGTGCACATTGCAATAAAAATTGTAGCTTACATGATGCAAAGATAATATGGCATGTGCTAATCTCCAGTATCATATCAACACATGTTGAACCATCCTCCAGAGAGAAGGACCCATCCACAGAAAGAGCCAGTCAATCCTGCTGGTGGCGCTGGCCATGGGAAGGTTGTGAACATGCTTTGGTAAACATCTTCACGAACAACATCCCATATATAATGTCACGATTACTTTCACATACTCCTACGAACCCTAAATAAACTGAGTCCTAGGTTGAAGTTCATGTCATAGGAATTACTTCAAAGATGAACACGTCTtggtattttttttttcttttcttataagAAACAGTAATAGCTAGTATCTTTTTAATGGGCTGCCCATGTGAGCGCTGTCTACTTATTGCTCGCGGTAGGCAGCACATACTCCTACTAAGGGCCTGTTCGGCAACTGCCCAACTCCTGGTTTCTCTGAATCAGCGGGCGAAGCTGGACCGAACAGGTCAGCTCCCAGAAGCTAGCTTCCCAGATCTAAGACGGGTCGTAGTATAAAAACTGGGAGCGAGTGTTTCATGGATCCCAGAAATCGCAGAAGCTGGAGTTCAAGTTATTTACGGCGAGCTGCCACCGCTAAATGAAAGAAAACGCTTCGTACAGGGAAGAATAGAACGCAGCAACTACCTTCGCTCCCTAACAGGCCAGAATCGCTTAATGGGCCAGCCGGCTACCAGCCCAAGACTAGCGAACTGGGATCTGTGAATTCTGTTGCCGAACGGTTTTTCTGATCCACTATTTTCGTCGGGAAGCTGGAGGTGAGATCGAGAAGCCGGATTTGAGGATTTCTGGAAGCTGGGCAGTTGCCGAACAGGCCCTAATTATCAAATCGTGTCCGCCCCGGTTTTCCCTAGCTGTATCCGTGTAAGCAACAGACTCTGCTTACCTTTGCTGCCAGTCGTCCAACTCCATGCCGAATCGGTTTTCGTCTCCCACGCATCCAAATCTATAAACGTGCTGCTCGATAGCCAGGGCGCAGCAGGGCAGCGACAGATCGAAGTAGCAAGACGAACTTTGGCACGAGATCTGCGAAACCCCGAGGCGCGATGGCGAGCCGGCAGCTGCAGGTGCTGAgcgcgctggacggcgccaagacgCAGTTGTACCACTTCAGGGCGATCGTCGTCGCCGGCATGGGTTTCTTCACTGACGCCTACGACCTCTTCTGCATCTCGCTCGTCACCAAGCTCCTCGGCCGCATCTACTACGCCGACCCCTCCAGCCCTAACCCTGGCTCGCTGCCGCCCAACGTGGCCGCGGCCGTCAACGGCGTCGCGCTCTGCGGGACCCTCGCCGGCCAGCTCTTCTTCGGCTGGCTCGGCGACAAGCTCGGCCGGAAGAGCGTCTACGGCATGACGCTAATGCTCATGGTCGTCTGCTCCGTCGCCTCCGGGCTCTCGTTCGGACACACCCCGGCCAGCGTCATGGCCACGCTCTGCTTCTTCCGCTTTTGGCTCGGCTTTGGCATCGGCGGCGACTACCCTCTGTCCGCCACCATCATGTCCGAGTACGCCAACAAGAAGACGCGCGGAGCCTTCATCGCCGCTGTCTTTGCAATGCAGGGCTTCGGCATCCTCGCCGGCGGCGTCGTCACGCTCGTCCTCTCCACGGTTTTCCGTAACGCGTTCCCGGCGCCAGCGTACCAGGTCGACGCCGCCGCGTCCACCGTGCCGCAGGCCGACTACGTGTGGCGCATCATCCTCATGCTCGGCGCGCTGCCAGCGGCGCTCACGTACTACTGGAGAACGAAGATGCCGGAGACGGCGCGGTACACGGCGCTGGTCGCAAAGAACGCGAAGCAGGCCTCGCTGGACATGTCCAAGGTGCTTCAATCGGAGATCGAGGCGgagccggagaagctcgacgagaTCATGGCCAGCGGCGAGGAGTACGGCCTCTTTACGTCGCGGTTTGCCAAGCGCCACGGCCTCCACCTCCTCGGCACGGCGACGGCGTGGTTCCTGGTCGATGTCGCGTACTACAGCCAGAACCTATTCCAGAAGGACATCTTTGGCAGCATCGGCTGGATCCCCAAGGCGCGCACCATGAACGCGCTCGAGGAGGTGTTCCGCATCTCCCGCGCGCAGACGCTCATCGCGCTCTGCGGCACCGTGCCGGGCTACTGGTTCACCGTGTTCCTCATCGACGTCATCGGAAGGTTCTGGATCCAGCTCGTGGGGTTCGCCATGATGACCGTTTTCATGCTCGGCCTCGCGGTGCCTTACCACCACTGGACGACGCCGGGCAACCACGTCGGCTTCGTCGTCATGTACGGGCTCACCTTCTTCTTCGCCAACTTCGGGCCGAACGCAACGACGTTCATCGTGCCGGCCGAGATCTTCCCGGCGCGGCTCCGGTCGACCTGCCACGGCATCTCGGCTGCGGCGGGGAAGGCCGGTGCCATCATCGGGGCGTTCGGGTTCCTCTACGCGGCACAGTCGCCGGACCCGGCGCACGTGGACGCCGGGTACAAGCCTGGGATCGGCGTGCAGAAGGCGCTGTATGTGCTCGCTGCGTGCAACCTCCTGGGGTTTTTGGTCACGTTCCTCGTGCCGGAGTCGAAAGGGAAGTCGCTCGAGGAGATGTCCGGCGAGGCCGACGCCGAGGAAGGCAACGGCGCCAATAAAGTCCGCCCGTCGGGAGAGCAGCTGGTTTGAATAGTTTTGATCCTCGAGAAGGCAACACACGCATACGTGCATGTTTGCATGCGACGAGTTTTTTTTGTGTCGTGACCGGAACTTTGTGTAGGTGTATACAGTAAATTTTGTCACTGTTACATGGTAGGCATCGGTTGATATTACGCTTGATCTTAGCCAAAAGGTCGACAAAAATATACTATTTGTTAGAGAAAGGAAACATCAAGATTTTAGATCTCTcgactttttaattttttttgcagagAGAAACTTGTGTTACTTAATTAATGAAGATTAGAATCAAGATGACATAAATGTTTTGAGTCGAATGATTGAACTGTCATTAACGATCGCGAGAAGATGCATCGGTTCCAAAAAAGAGCGAGAGGCATGGTTTGCAGATGGAAGCGCTCAACGGTTGGGCAAGGGGAGATTTTCCCTTAATTACATAAGTTCTTCATGAAATCTTTGATGAGAACCTGAAACATAAACTCACAACGAGAAATAGCGTAACGTGATGTCTTGAACAAGGATATCTCAAgaagagaacccccccccccccccccccccctgaacaTATTTTTGGAATGTAGAATTTGATAGAGGCTTGGTAAATAAATCAGCAAGATTGTTGCATAATTTAACTTGCAAGATGTTTATTTCCCCACTTTTCTGAAGATCATGGGAAAACCCACTTAGGAGAAATACATTTAGTGATATTGCTCTTGAtgtatcatgtttgcatttgtGCCACATgccgcattatcttcatagataatggtaggtgATTCTATCGAACCAATTCCACATGACTGTTGTATGTGGTTTATCATTCCGCGAAGCCATACACGTTCACATGTTGCTTCAAATAATGAAACTATTTCAGAATGATTGGTAGATGTTGCCACCAGATTCTGTTTTAAAGACTTCCTGATATAGCAGCACCACCATGTAggaacacaaagtcggtctgtgatCTGGCATTATGGGGATCAAATAAATAACCAACATTTGTGTATCCAATCATATCAGAGTCCTGGTTTATCTGGAACTGGAAAAATAAGCCAAGATCCTttgtgccttggagatatcgaaagatattcttcaTTCCGGACCAATGACGTTTGGTGGGAGCTGCACTGTGTCTAGAAAGTAGATTCATTGCAAATGCAATATCTTGCAATTTGTAAGATACATAAGCACTCCAACGGCACTGAGGTATGGAACTTCAGATCCCAACACCTCTTCTCCATCATCCCTTTGCCCGAATGGATCTTTCTCTATGTCTAGAGAACGAACCACCATGGGAGTTTTTGATGCGTATGATGGACAATGCTAACTTCCAATCGACTGGAAGTCAAGGAACAGATCCGCACGATTCCTCCCTTTCATAGCTTGCATACATGCATTAGCTTCATCTTATTTATTTTTTCTGTGCGTGTCCACTATCCACTAGCACTTAACTAGCAACTCTATTCATATACATGTAGAAAAAACTAAATTGATGATGCCATTAAAGATTATTCCCAATGCAAAATTCAAAATATTTTGTAGCTCACACCGTCGCTCcgattggaaaaccattttcatatAAAAGATTCGTCGCGAAAAGAACTTCGAAACAAGATCCCATATTAATATGATCTGACGACTTTTTTTGGGGTCAAAAGTTATCACGTCCAGGCTAAGTAAGTTATCATGTCTCTGGTTCATAAGTTTCTGACCGTTTATACAGAAATTACCGGGGCATAAAAATGGTCAACCAACCTTCTCCCCACGTGCAAATGAACTAAGACAAAATAACTGATGTCATCCTAGATTCCCCTCTATTTCAAAACTTCAAAATCTTTTGTAGATCAAACTGTCGGTCAGGCTGAATAATCTTTTTCACATAAAAAGATTTGTTGCGATGAGACCTTCAAAAATAGATCACATATCGATATGTTCCAACGACTTTTTTTCGGGTCAAAAGTTACCAGGCGCAGGCTAAGTAAGTTATGACGGCTGTGCAACTAAGTTACTTCTTGTTTATATAGAAATTACTGGGGCATAAAAATGGTCCTCCAACCTTCTCCCCACATGCAAATGAACTAGAGGACAGAATAGCTAATGTCATCCTAGATTTTCCcctgtttcaaaatttcaaaatgtTTTTTAGCTCAAAACTGCCGGTCCGATCGAAAATCCGTTTTCACACAAAATTCTGTCACGACGTGAGCgtttagatcccatgttgatatgctCCGATGATTTTTTCTGGATCAAAACTTACCACTCTTGGGCTAAGTAAGTTATCACGCATGTGCTACATATGTTACCATGTTGTTTACACAGATATTACCGAGGCATAACCTGGTTTCTCCAACCTTCTTATGAGCTCGGGTTAAAGTTATCACGGTTTTTGTTTGTGAGTTATCACGTATGCGTAGAGTACCAAACTGTTTACACGAAGGTTATCGAGAGGGGGGGGGGTTTAAACAACCCCTCGCCAAAGTTATTGGGACCGAGGCACATAAATTATCAATTTTGCGGTGTgagagttaccatgctattcacacaaaagttaCCGAGGGGATATTTCATCAACCCCTCCCCCATGCCAAAGTTATCAGAACCGATGTACATAAGTTATCTGGTATGTGATGTATGAGTTACCATGTTATTCACATAAAAGTTACCAGGGGGATATTTCATCAACCACGGTGTTTTGATGAAATATTTTGGGCTCAAAAAGTTACCCAGTGTTTGTATGTGAGTTATCAACTTTGTTGTGCATATTTTACCATGTTATTTATACAGAACTTACATGTTATGTTTTCAAACACTATTCCTCCCGAGTCATAAGTTATCACAGAGTTTGTAATAAATTATCAGGTATGTGGtgtgtatattaccatgctatttactcAAAAGTTACCGGGTTGTGTGTTTCA is a genomic window containing:
- the LOC123089372 gene encoding probable inorganic phosphate transporter 1-12, with amino-acid sequence MASRQLQVLSALDGAKTQLYHFRAIVVAGMGFFTDAYDLFCISLVTKLLGRIYYADPSSPNPGSLPPNVAAAVNGVALCGTLAGQLFFGWLGDKLGRKSVYGMTLMLMVVCSVASGLSFGHTPASVMATLCFFRFWLGFGIGGDYPLSATIMSEYANKKTRGAFIAAVFAMQGFGILAGGVVTLVLSTVFRNAFPAPAYQVDAAASTVPQADYVWRIILMLGALPAALTYYWRTKMPETARYTALVAKNAKQASLDMSKVLQSEIEAEPEKLDEIMASGEEYGLFTSRFAKRHGLHLLGTATAWFLVDVAYYSQNLFQKDIFGSIGWIPKARTMNALEEVFRISRAQTLIALCGTVPGYWFTVFLIDVIGRFWIQLVGFAMMTVFMLGLAVPYHHWTTPGNHVGFVVMYGLTFFFANFGPNATTFIVPAEIFPARLRSTCHGISAAAGKAGAIIGAFGFLYAAQSPDPAHVDAGYKPGIGVQKALYVLAACNLLGFLVTFLVPESKGKSLEEMSGEADAEEGNGANKVRPSGEQLV